The sequence below is a genomic window from Setaria italica strain Yugu1 chromosome IV, Setaria_italica_v2.0, whole genome shotgun sequence.
CGGTGCAAGCAAGAAGAGCCTTACCATTCACCATTCATGAGAGCTGATTTGGCTCGCCTGCACGTGCAAGGATTTTCTTGATAGGTCGAGCTAGTCCACCATCTAATTGAAAGCAATCTAAACAATGGGAGAAAACCAGCTGTTAAAAAAATCGTAACTGTTGTCTTTGTAATCCCGTGTGCAGCCATCGCATGATACCGCCGCTAAATACCACCAGCCGTGTTCCGTGACAACATATGTCGACACACGCCCGTCCACCACGCAGGCCTCGCCTCGCTCACCGACACCTGGGCCCCGCCAAACCCACGCCGCGCGTGCTCGCCACCCGATTGGCCGGCTGATCGTCGCCGGTATAAAGCGGGGAGGCGCGTCGCGTGAGCTACACGCGCACACATTCCTCTTCCTCCGGCCTCTGGCAGCAAGTCAAGTCAACTCAGCCAACAAGCGCCGCTGCGGGGTCAGGCCTCGCGGGACACACGGGTCAGACCGGACAGGATGCAGTCGCTGCAGGACAAGGCGTCGGAGTGGAgcggcgtggccgccgccgacgcatTCGCCATCGACGACGGCAACATCTTCGAGTCCCTCGGCGGCACCCCGCAGCCCTTCGTCGACCTCTCCACCAACTTCTACACCAGGTCCGCCCTCGGCCCCCCTGCTCCTCggctccgccgccccctctgcTTTGGTCCAAATCCAATCTAGATTTTTTTCTCTTCACTTTTGCCCCTGATGATTTCGTGGCCGAATAGGGTttatgaggatgaggaggagtgGTTCCGGGAGATTTTCGCGGGGTCCAAGAAGGAGGACGCCATCCAGAACCAGTACGAGTTCCTGATCCAGCGCATGGGCGGCCCGCCACTGTTCTCCCAGAGGAGAGGTACCTAACTATTTCCTACTAGCTTGCCACTCCTCGTCTGAAGACTGGTGAGGAGGTGCATGTGACGATTGAGCTCATCAGCCACTTACTGAATTTGGTCAAGGAGGAAGTCAGGGATGATTCGTCTTTTCTGAATTTTGTTGGATTTAGGGCGCGAGCTGTTTAGTTTCGCCTTAGTGTGGAGGAATCGTTGCTTTGGTCTCCTTGTGCAGCCAATCGTGTTTCTGAAACCTGCAAAGTACATGGTCGGATATGCTAttctttctgcagattatgcaCTTCCCATCGACGATGATGTTTATGAGTCTTATGAAATTGTGGAATCACTCAATGCTTTATAGTATGAAATAAGATGAATTTGGTCAGCATATGAAAACAACCAACTTGATGGGGAACAATTACTTAAAAATCCTCACTTTTTTTGTGAGAAATGAGTGCCTGTAATTCAGCCCTATTTACATTCTCATTAGCGTTTTCAGTCTGACCTTCTGCcgatatttcttttttttgagaggaaccTTCTGTGTTCTGTCGATACTTCTTTCATTTAACCAGCAGCATACCACTGTTACAGTAGTATAATATGTATTCCTTCAAGTGATTCAATTCTTTTACCATATATTTATCAGCAATATTTGTTTGAGTGCTTCATGTCAGGCAGCCTGCTAGCACCCAAGAATGATCTTTGTTCTCATTCGTAAACTGTTGGTCTGCTGACCTGTCCGTTCATCATTTGATCCAAGTGACCTTGACCAGACGGACCTATTTCATTAATACCGCATGAGTTTAATTCCCCATCCCGATTGATTTTGTATTCTACAGTCCCTGCACGAAATGACCGAACAAATGAATGCCTCCATGCTGTGTCCTTGTTTCGGTTCCTATTTGGTGTCACTAACATTCTTTAGTGATCTAGTGTCAATGCTCTTGTACTTGTTTTTTGTACTCAGTCTCCTGGAGGGAATTTAGACT
It includes:
- the LOC101784581 gene encoding two-on-two hemoglobin-3; translated protein: MQSLQDKASEWSGVAAADAFAIDDGNIFESLGGTPQPFVDLSTNFYTRVYEDEEEWFREIFAGSKKEDAIQNQYEFLIQRMGGPPLFSQRRGHPALIGRHRPFLVTHRAAERWLHHMQQALDTTESIDADSKTKMMNFFRHTAYFLVAGNEMTRQHSQGVACKHAASKPAE